Proteins from a genomic interval of Candidatus Lokiarchaeota archaeon:
- a CDS encoding MFS transporter has product MLEETELLTRLQKIYYGMARFGPSTMLDMLDMATSLFYFSIQRLPAIYTGISMAMSYIAIMISELVFGNLSDRTHTRWGRRKPFVMIGAPGMAISFTLVFTPHLFLAQGDLIALFLYALVTQSLFKAFYGMTMTPFQAWMPELTESEERPAVSQWQNIANFMGFVVGTFGTTLLAIESHQWGLPPVLVYMILAFIVIQIGGFILPLVGLKKEGKHIDQPDLLKDIGRALHDRDFVGWILAQGFLSIGFAMVIKSAFPFINDYLLFGTLEFVIFGAELLLVVFIFFMIWRWMIKNHGKGITLRIAMIVTALSLFLTLFVQTPLQGFLMIAIVGSGLAGYYLMPYIVYADFANKDEILTGESRAGFYTSFPSIPLNTFQAISVFLWGFVFSLPEVAQVPRAPSETVTLGYLYWGPIAAVFILLAVIILFQINIDPDFEALEKEHYGSIPGEDEQEDYADESGKW; this is encoded by the coding sequence ATGCTTGAGGAAACGGAGTTGCTGACAAGACTTCAGAAAATTTACTACGGAATGGCCAGATTCGGTCCCAGTACCATGTTGGATATGTTGGACATGGCCACCTCGCTTTTTTACTTCTCTATTCAAAGACTCCCAGCCATATACACAGGTATCTCCATGGCGATGAGCTACATCGCGATAATGATTTCCGAATTGGTTTTTGGTAATCTTTCTGACCGAACACACACAAGATGGGGTCGTAGAAAGCCCTTTGTTATGATAGGGGCACCAGGTATGGCCATATCGTTCACCTTGGTGTTCACACCGCATCTCTTCCTAGCTCAGGGAGATTTGATAGCACTCTTTCTCTATGCCCTCGTTACGCAGAGCCTCTTCAAGGCCTTTTATGGTATGACTATGACGCCCTTCCAAGCGTGGATGCCCGAACTCACAGAATCCGAAGAGAGACCAGCTGTCTCCCAGTGGCAGAATATTGCAAACTTCATGGGTTTTGTTGTTGGAACGTTCGGTACAACACTTCTTGCTATCGAATCCCATCAATGGGGCTTGCCACCAGTTCTTGTCTATATGATACTCGCGTTCATTGTCATTCAAATAGGTGGTTTCATTTTGCCCCTTGTTGGATTGAAAAAAGAAGGAAAGCACATCGACCAACCGGACCTCCTAAAAGATATAGGCCGGGCTCTTCATGACAGAGATTTCGTAGGTTGGATCCTAGCACAAGGTTTCTTGTCCATTGGTTTTGCTATGGTGATTAAATCCGCATTTCCTTTCATTAACGACTATCTCCTTTTTGGTACCCTTGAATTCGTTATATTCGGTGCTGAGCTCTTGCTCGTTGTCTTCATTTTCTTCATGATCTGGCGTTGGATGATCAAGAATCACGGAAAGGGGATAACACTACGAATAGCCATGATTGTTACAGCACTAAGCTTGTTCCTGACTTTGTTTGTCCAAACACCTTTGCAGGGTTTCCTGATGATTGCCATTGTTGGTTCAGGCCTCGCAGGCTATTATCTGATGCCATACATCGTGTATGCAGACTTCGCTAACAAGGATGAGATTCTAACAGGTGAATCGAGGGCAGGATTCTATACAAGCTTTCCATCTATCCCGCTCAACACATTCCAAGCAATTTCTGTGTTCTTATGGGGTTTCGTGTTTAGCCTACCTGAAGTTGCTCAGGTTCCACGAGCTCCGTCCGAAACAGTGACTTTGGGATATCTGTATTGGGGGCCTATCGCGGCTGTCTTCATTCTTCTGGCAGTAATTATTCTATTCCAAATCAACATAGATCCCGATTTTGAGGCGTTAGAAAAAGAACACTATGGCAGTATACCCGGCGAGGATGAGCAGGAAGATTATGCAGATGAATCCGGTAAGTGGTAA
- a CDS encoding PAS domain S-box protein: MLNDADANHRAGDTTENKLDQRFYNRYYTLLNSLHDAVFVHDFEGNFLEVNSQAVNQLGYSREELLNMGPQDIDSPDFADMIEPRMKKIVEDGHLVFETAHVTKDGQRIPIELSSTVVEYDGEPVIISVARDISKRKKAEKELEESKDRLSLVIEGSGLGTWDWNVQTGDVVFNERWATMLGYELSEIEPSLDAWKKRVHPDDLPEVMQILNDHLKGKSDSYVSEHQMRTKNGDWVWIEDRGMVVERNRNGDPIRATGTHMDITERKRAQKALQTEREQLLEIFDSIDEFVYVVDPESNEVLFVNEYMREQFGSGLVGGTCYEVFQDFDEPCDFCTNEIILNNPGEPYTWQYHNPVLDIDLLITDRIIRWSDGRQVRLEIAINITEQKKAQEELKKSKRELEIYTSLLRHDLANDMQILINRLEYVEMLDDPQEIKTQCAQVRAASERMGKLLQLFTEAKTGKSEGLIDVIQTSIEQSEEAHPDLQISLNLEENKNQINLNMGELVGLVFDNILRNAAQHAGSDTSVEIKISEEKSDVVVTLVDDGPGIPESIRPTLFQRKGSATGGMGLYLSKRVVEAYGGSFELGDSVTNGAMFEIRFPKSLNSS, encoded by the coding sequence ATGTTAAACGATGCAGACGCCAATCATCGGGCTGGCGACACCACCGAAAACAAGCTCGATCAAAGATTCTACAACCGTTACTATACACTGCTTAACTCACTACATGACGCGGTTTTTGTTCATGATTTTGAAGGAAACTTCCTCGAAGTAAATTCACAAGCAGTAAATCAACTTGGATACAGTAGAGAAGAACTCCTCAATATGGGACCACAAGATATCGATTCGCCTGATTTTGCTGATATGATTGAACCGCGCATGAAGAAAATCGTGGAGGATGGTCATCTAGTTTTTGAGACCGCACACGTAACGAAAGATGGACAAAGAATCCCGATAGAGCTTTCCAGTACAGTAGTCGAATATGACGGCGAACCAGTCATCATTAGCGTGGCACGTGATATCTCTAAGCGAAAGAAGGCTGAGAAGGAGCTGGAAGAAAGCAAGGACCGTTTGAGCCTCGTCATCGAAGGTTCTGGCCTCGGAACCTGGGACTGGAATGTCCAAACGGGTGACGTAGTTTTCAATGAAAGATGGGCAACTATGCTTGGATATGAGCTTTCGGAAATTGAACCAAGCCTTGATGCTTGGAAGAAGCGAGTTCATCCAGATGATTTACCCGAGGTCATGCAAATTCTGAACGACCATTTGAAGGGTAAAAGCGATTCTTATGTGTCAGAGCATCAAATGAGAACGAAAAACGGAGATTGGGTCTGGATAGAAGATCGGGGCATGGTTGTTGAACGGAATAGAAATGGTGACCCAATTCGGGCAACAGGAACCCATATGGATATTACTGAGAGGAAAAGAGCACAGAAGGCATTGCAGACTGAAAGGGAACAACTACTAGAAATATTCGATAGTATAGACGAGTTTGTCTACGTGGTAGATCCTGAGTCCAATGAAGTGCTATTTGTGAATGAATACATGCGAGAACAATTCGGTTCTGGTTTGGTTGGTGGAACCTGCTATGAAGTTTTTCAGGACTTTGATGAGCCTTGCGACTTCTGCACGAATGAAATCATCTTGAATAATCCTGGCGAGCCCTATACTTGGCAGTATCACAATCCTGTTTTGGATATTGATTTACTCATTACAGATAGAATAATCCGCTGGTCGGATGGTAGACAGGTACGTCTGGAGATTGCAATCAATATCACTGAACAAAAGAAAGCCCAAGAGGAATTGAAGAAGTCCAAAAGAGAACTTGAAATATACACCTCTCTTCTCAGGCATGACTTGGCCAATGACATGCAGATACTCATCAATCGCCTTGAATATGTTGAGATGCTAGATGACCCGCAGGAGATCAAAACTCAGTGTGCACAGGTTCGTGCCGCTAGTGAGCGAATGGGCAAACTTCTTCAGCTTTTCACTGAGGCCAAGACGGGTAAGAGTGAAGGTCTTATTGATGTTATTCAGACCTCTATTGAGCAATCTGAAGAAGCTCATCCAGATTTACAGATTTCACTGAATCTGGAAGAAAATAAGAATCAAATCAACCTGAATATGGGTGAGTTGGTTGGTCTTGTATTCGACAATATCCTCAGAAATGCTGCTCAACATGCCGGTTCTGATACATCCGTTGAAATCAAGATAAGCGAGGAGAAAAGCGATGTCGTGGTTACACTCGTTGATGATGGGCCTGGCATTCCTGAATCCATACGTCCGACTCTGTTTCAAAGGAAAGGTTCTGCGACTGGGGGCATGGGCTTGTATCTCTCCAAGAGGGTGGTCGAAGCCTATGGAGGAAGTTTTGAGCTTGGGGATTCCGTTACTAATGGTGCAATGTTTGAAATCAGATTCCCGAAGTCTTTGAATAGCTCGTGA
- a CDS encoding GTP-binding protein, with protein MQSVRGRLKALRDQDDGSKIVKSVLIGDAAVGKTSIRKQYLGEGFQKDHLPTIGVDLATKKVLFNDELVKFVIWDLAGQHNFKSVRGHYYHGSNGIILVYDVVNRESFFNASKWLVEAYKNMGPLPPTIIVGNKIDLRRKPEYTDMVTTEEGEAFRQKFVEKLDVPAVFKETSALTGENIDDTFKELLSMMEEDRKQEATEIYQSKSAPRIK; from the coding sequence ATACAAAGTGTGCGTGGGAGGTTGAAGGCATTGAGAGATCAAGATGACGGAAGCAAAATAGTAAAGTCAGTTCTAATTGGAGATGCAGCAGTTGGCAAAACCAGTATCCGAAAACAATACTTAGGAGAAGGCTTCCAAAAAGACCACTTACCAACCATTGGCGTGGATCTCGCCACTAAGAAAGTCTTGTTTAATGATGAGCTTGTGAAATTTGTGATTTGGGACCTAGCCGGACAACACAACTTCAAGTCGGTCAGAGGGCACTATTACCATGGCTCAAACGGAATTATCTTAGTCTACGATGTAGTCAATCGTGAATCGTTCTTCAATGCATCCAAGTGGCTGGTTGAAGCCTATAAGAACATGGGTCCACTCCCACCGACAATTATTGTGGGCAATAAAATTGACCTCAGACGGAAACCAGAATATACTGATATGGTAACTACTGAAGAAGGGGAGGCCTTCAGACAGAAGTTCGTTGAGAAGCTCGATGTGCCAGCTGTTTTCAAGGAAACATCTGCTCTTACTGGCGAGAATATCGATGATACATTCAAAGAGCTTCTATCCATGATGGAAGAAGACAGAAAACAAGAAGCCACAGAAATCTATCAAAGCAAGAGTGCCCCTCGAATCAAGTAG
- a CDS encoding heavy metal translocating P-type ATPase: protein MSKDKEKQKKLSLNVEGMHCASCVATIEKSLKNEDGVIDASVSLLDEKALVQYDAEKVDRFKLEKAVENTGYKVKRAGITYSINPNPGEDEWEEIGSHMKEMDGIITVNTYPETGRVLLEFDEELLKPRRAKNRLTDMGYEVQESGGYAADREASARTEEIRNYSRLFAFSLVLTIPVVLIMFNVITPFLPSWMPPEILMFVLTTPVQFIAGYPFYQASFRGLIHGKTNMDTLIMLGTSAAYFYSVAATFIFPSFASFYDTSGMLITFILLGRTLEAIAKGRTSKAIRSLMSLQAKVARVIRDGKEKTIPVEDVRRDDLVLIRPGDKIPVDGEVIEGQSTVDESMITGESIPVEKTPGDSVVGATINKNGVLKVRATEVGEDTVLSQIVKLVEQAQTEKPPIQRKADSIAEVFVPVVLVIAAITFGGWLLIGAVSWTRALSFTIAVLVAACPCALGLATPTAIMVGLGKGAKNGILIKDGSALEAIPTIDTVVFDKTGTLTTGRPEVTDFVTVEDTDEDSLLASIASIERNSEHPLAQAIVDYVEQQSLPVDDVDSFKALSGMGVEARIGNNEYLIGNQRLMEERSISIRELIPHSDVLEEQGKTTVYCAQDGIAKGVFGIADTLKPSSEETVKTLSKKGIDVWMITGDRERTGKAIAKKVGISNVMAEVMPSEKAQKVKELQSRGRIVAMTGDGINDAPALAQADVGIALGSGTDVSVETGEIVLVRDNLLDVVNAIELGSRTMTKIKQGFFWALIYNMALLPIAAGLLFPVFGLALRPEFAGLAMALSSVSVVSNALLLNRFEPSRDTEAEVKTTDERHAVAIDPVCGMEVDPESSELYTEYEGNTFYFCAPGCKKKFEDNPKEFLDSDDEKQESVAIDPVCKMEVNPQETDLFTDYNGERFYFCNPHCKTRFEEQPEEFLENK, encoded by the coding sequence ATGAGCAAGGACAAAGAGAAACAAAAGAAGCTATCACTAAACGTAGAAGGTATGCATTGTGCTTCGTGTGTCGCAACCATCGAAAAATCTCTCAAAAACGAAGACGGAGTAATCGATGCTAGTGTAAGCCTTCTTGATGAAAAGGCACTTGTTCAGTATGACGCTGAAAAGGTAGACCGATTCAAACTTGAGAAAGCAGTCGAGAATACGGGATACAAGGTCAAGAGAGCCGGAATAACCTACTCCATCAACCCAAATCCGGGAGAAGATGAGTGGGAAGAAATCGGATCTCATATGAAAGAAATGGATGGCATAATCACCGTCAATACATATCCAGAGACCGGACGTGTTCTCCTAGAATTCGACGAAGAGTTGCTTAAACCGCGGCGAGCCAAAAACCGTCTTACCGACATGGGATATGAGGTTCAAGAGAGTGGAGGATATGCAGCAGACCGTGAAGCATCTGCAAGAACGGAAGAAATAAGGAATTACTCTCGCCTTTTTGCGTTTTCACTAGTATTGACGATACCAGTTGTTCTCATCATGTTCAATGTCATCACACCATTCCTTCCCTCGTGGATGCCTCCAGAAATTTTGATGTTTGTGCTTACAACACCTGTTCAGTTCATTGCTGGATATCCATTCTACCAAGCAAGCTTCCGTGGACTGATTCATGGGAAGACAAACATGGATACACTGATTATGCTCGGAACGAGTGCCGCGTACTTCTATTCCGTCGCGGCCACGTTCATTTTCCCGTCATTTGCATCGTTCTATGATACGTCAGGTATGCTCATCACATTCATTCTTTTAGGTAGAACACTAGAAGCAATAGCCAAGGGAAGAACATCAAAGGCTATCCGTAGTCTCATGAGCTTGCAGGCCAAAGTTGCTAGAGTAATCCGCGATGGCAAAGAAAAGACGATACCTGTAGAAGATGTACGCCGCGATGATCTTGTGCTGATTAGACCTGGAGACAAAATTCCAGTAGATGGAGAGGTGATAGAGGGGCAATCCACTGTTGACGAGTCAATGATTACAGGTGAATCAATACCTGTTGAGAAGACACCAGGTGACTCAGTTGTAGGAGCTACAATCAACAAAAATGGCGTCCTAAAAGTAAGAGCAACAGAAGTAGGAGAAGATACGGTTCTATCTCAAATAGTGAAACTCGTGGAGCAAGCTCAAACCGAGAAACCTCCGATACAAAGGAAGGCTGACTCGATAGCGGAGGTCTTTGTTCCAGTAGTTCTAGTCATTGCGGCCATAACTTTTGGTGGTTGGCTCCTAATTGGTGCGGTTTCATGGACTCGTGCGCTAAGCTTCACTATTGCTGTATTGGTGGCGGCTTGCCCGTGCGCGCTGGGACTTGCTACTCCCACAGCGATAATGGTAGGTTTAGGTAAGGGAGCAAAGAATGGTATTCTTATCAAGGACGGATCAGCCCTGGAAGCGATTCCAACTATTGATACAGTTGTATTCGATAAGACAGGAACCCTTACTACCGGAAGACCAGAAGTCACAGATTTCGTTACTGTAGAAGACACAGATGAAGACAGTCTACTTGCGAGCATAGCATCAATTGAGAGAAATAGTGAACATCCTCTGGCACAGGCCATAGTCGATTACGTAGAACAGCAATCACTTCCTGTTGATGACGTTGACAGCTTCAAAGCACTATCCGGAATGGGTGTAGAAGCGCGAATAGGCAACAATGAGTACTTGATTGGGAATCAGAGACTCATGGAAGAGAGATCTATCAGTATTCGTGAGCTCATACCCCACAGCGATGTCCTTGAGGAACAAGGAAAAACAACGGTTTACTGCGCACAGGACGGAATAGCCAAGGGAGTGTTTGGAATTGCAGATACACTGAAGCCGAGCTCAGAGGAGACTGTAAAGACTCTGAGTAAGAAAGGTATAGATGTCTGGATGATTACTGGCGACAGAGAACGAACTGGAAAAGCTATTGCCAAGAAAGTAGGCATTAGTAATGTGATGGCTGAAGTGATGCCTTCGGAAAAGGCACAGAAGGTCAAGGAACTACAGTCAAGAGGGAGGATTGTTGCCATGACTGGCGATGGAATCAATGATGCCCCTGCCTTGGCACAGGCCGATGTTGGAATCGCACTTGGATCAGGAACGGATGTATCTGTAGAAACGGGTGAAATAGTGCTCGTACGGGATAATCTTCTAGATGTCGTAAACGCCATCGAATTAGGCAGTCGTACGATGACGAAAATAAAACAGGGCTTCTTCTGGGCCCTCATCTATAACATGGCACTCTTACCGATTGCTGCAGGGTTATTATTCCCTGTTTTTGGGCTCGCACTCAGACCAGAATTTGCAGGACTTGCAATGGCGCTATCAAGTGTTAGCGTTGTATCGAATGCTCTCCTTTTGAATAGATTTGAACCAAGTCGCGATACTGAAGCAGAGGTAAAGACTACTGATGAACGCCACGCGGTTGCGATAGATCCTGTGTGTGGAATGGAAGTTGATCCAGAGTCCTCTGAGCTCTATACAGAATACGAAGGCAATACATTCTACTTCTGTGCTCCGGGTTGTAAGAAGAAGTTTGAAGACAATCCGAAAGAGTTCCTAGATTCTGATGATGAGAAACAAGAGTCGGTTGCAATCGATCCAGTATGTAAGATGGAAGTGAATCCTCAGGAAACAGACCTTTTCACAGACTATAATGGCGAGAGATTCTACTTCTGCAATCCACACTGCAAAACAAGGTTTGAAGAACAGCCAGAAGAGTTTCTAGAAAATAAGTAG
- a CDS encoding alpha/beta fold hydrolase → MEILEKEGTKIAYTVSGDENGEKLILIHGLFLNSDCWKYQLPVFEPEYHVLRFDLHGHGRSIKPGERFTIRDYVTDMEILLDHLGWNEELSFVGHSLGGMVALVYALEHKKSVSKMVISSSYCYVSDEATTDVLGRVKNNPVDAFAMGISKRGLSPYDEETATWVAKQMSDHMSKKDALLATAASAKFNICEHLRDLEIPTLLIVGEEDITTPVWASEMLHEWLPNSRLTTIPDAGHLVILDHSEEFNNHVTSFLQEN, encoded by the coding sequence ATGGAGATTCTGGAAAAAGAAGGCACTAAAATTGCATACACGGTAAGCGGAGACGAGAATGGTGAGAAACTGATTTTGATTCATGGCCTTTTCTTGAATTCAGATTGCTGGAAGTATCAGCTACCTGTCTTTGAACCAGAGTATCACGTACTGCGTTTTGATCTACATGGCCATGGTCGGTCAATAAAGCCTGGTGAACGATTCACTATCCGGGACTATGTTACAGATATGGAAATCCTACTTGATCATCTCGGATGGAATGAAGAGCTTAGTTTCGTAGGTCATTCACTAGGTGGAATGGTAGCCCTTGTGTACGCTCTTGAACACAAGAAATCGGTTAGTAAGATGGTGATTAGCAGCTCCTATTGTTATGTCAGTGATGAAGCTACCACCGATGTTTTGGGACGTGTAAAGAATAATCCTGTTGATGCTTTCGCAATGGGCATCAGCAAGCGAGGTTTATCCCCTTATGATGAAGAAACTGCAACATGGGTAGCTAAGCAGATGTCAGACCACATGTCGAAGAAGGATGCCCTTCTCGCAACAGCTGCATCCGCTAAATTCAACATATGTGAACATCTTCGCGATTTGGAGATTCCTACACTCCTGATTGTAGGTGAAGAGGATATTACCACACCTGTATGGGCTTCTGAGATGCTGCATGAATGGTTACCGAATTCAAGATTAACTACAATACCAGACGCTGGACATCTTGTAATCTTAGATCATTCCGAAGAATTCAACAATCATGTTACGTCGTTTTTACAAGAAAACTAG
- a CDS encoding 3-oxoacyl-ACP synthase has protein sequence MKNKPIGIEAIGTYIPPERHTAEYISERSGTPVDIMKTKIGLKSKAVPAEGDHTVAMGVKAANVAIERAGIDPEKDLDMVIWAGEVYAEHPMQTYGIKFQGDIGAKNAWAFDINQRCGTIIVAMMVAKSMMRTHGYERVMIGSGYRNCDLIDYDNIRTRFMHDLAASGAAVILRNDYPENVMREGSVISDGQFSEYVYVPAGGTKMPITCEAIEKGLHYLDVTDPKKLKENLDDVSMQNFLKVVDESLEKSGYTRKDIDYLGLIRMKRSAFEYVAKELGVDPYKESTYFEEYGHMGQNDAIVSVEEGLQDGKIHDGDLVVLTAAGIGWSWNALTIEWGNQQ, from the coding sequence ATGAAGAACAAGCCGATCGGTATTGAGGCAATTGGAACATATATTCCACCAGAGCGACATACAGCAGAATATATCTCGGAACGGTCTGGGACCCCTGTCGATATTATGAAAACCAAAATCGGACTCAAAAGCAAGGCAGTCCCAGCAGAAGGTGACCATACTGTCGCAATGGGTGTGAAAGCGGCAAATGTGGCAATCGAACGAGCAGGCATAGACCCGGAGAAAGATCTCGACATGGTCATTTGGGCAGGAGAGGTGTATGCAGAACATCCTATGCAAACGTACGGAATAAAGTTCCAAGGAGATATTGGAGCTAAGAACGCTTGGGCATTCGACATTAACCAGCGTTGTGGTACCATAATCGTTGCGATGATGGTCGCAAAGTCTATGATGAGAACTCATGGCTATGAACGTGTAATGATTGGCAGCGGTTACAGAAACTGCGATCTAATCGATTATGATAACATCAGAACCCGCTTCATGCACGATCTTGCTGCTAGCGGAGCCGCAGTCATTCTACGGAATGATTATCCCGAAAACGTGATGAGGGAAGGAAGTGTCATATCGGATGGTCAATTTTCAGAATACGTGTACGTCCCAGCAGGGGGAACCAAAATGCCCATCACGTGTGAAGCTATAGAGAAAGGGCTTCATTACTTGGATGTTACAGATCCAAAGAAGCTGAAAGAAAATCTTGATGATGTATCTATGCAGAACTTCCTGAAGGTTGTTGATGAATCGCTGGAGAAAAGTGGCTACACACGCAAGGACATTGATTACTTGGGGCTGATTCGAATGAAGCGAAGCGCCTTCGAGTACGTAGCGAAAGAGCTCGGTGTTGATCCGTATAAGGAATCCACCTACTTCGAGGAGTACGGCCACATGGGACAAAACGATGCAATTGTCTCAGTTGAGGAAGGCCTTCAAGATGGCAAGATTCATGATGGAGACCTAGTTGTTCTAACAGCCGCTGGTATCGGTTGGTCTTGGAACGCGCTAACAATTGAGTGGGGTAACCAACAGTAG